The Carassius auratus strain Wakin chromosome 40, ASM336829v1, whole genome shotgun sequence genome has a segment encoding these proteins:
- the LOC113058261 gene encoding thioredoxin domain-containing protein 17-like, with amino-acid sequence MTKYENVAVHGYEEFCKAVSERKGKDIFAYFSGDKDDQGKSWCPDCVEAEPVVRGELSYLPEGSVFIYCQVGDRPYWKNPNNDFKKNLKLTGVPTLLRYGTPQKLVEEECFKADLVRMLFTED; translated from the exons ATGACTAAATACGAGAACGTTGCTGTTCATGGCTACGAGGAATTTTGTAAAGCTGTGtctgaaagaaaaggaaaagataTATTCGCTTACTTCTCTGGAGATAAAGATGACCAGGGCAAGAGCTGGTGTCCGGACTGTGTGGAAG CTGAGCCAGTGGTTAGAGGAGAGTTGTCTTATCTGCCGGAGGgatctgtcttcatttactgcCAAGTAGGAGATAGACCTTA CTGGAAGAACCCAAATAATGACTTCAAGAAGAATCTGAAGCTGACTGGAGTACCCACACTGCTGCGCTACGGGACG CCCCAGAAGCTGGTTGAAGAGGAGTGTTTTAAGGCAGACCTGGTTCGAATGTTGTTCACGGAGGATTAA